A portion of the Eubacterium maltosivorans genome contains these proteins:
- a CDS encoding AAA family ATPase, whose amino-acid sequence MKLTQLRVHNYRVFKEINVSLKDFLSLVVGKNNTGKTSLLTVLNKFINCSSASFGYNDFNFEFQSKLYQAIEKDGRWETEDHKGIELYLFIQYDDNDSYANICDLMMDLDPENNIVVLKFEYILPDDQIEKLQQDWQEYWQKTVKKNKDSEPSKEICFEAFVQSRLSRYFKTQKKAVRYDVEKGDVDEEDYKILDRSVKIDKIVCFNYISARRDSDNKENDTSLSTLSGKYYERMKNDMENPVIDSFEDALSSTDASFTEIYDELFGNVIGKVKKFGGVRKNDTIIKIVSTLSQKEFLKGNTKVMYEAEKHNLPESYNGLGYMNLISMIFEIETILCDMRGDSDPGTTPADINLLFIEEPEAHTHPQMQYIFINNIKNLLFEGVSDSEDKNGIHLQTIISTHSSHIVSQSDFEDIIYFYRETPTSVISKNLEGLEIAYKNEKNNTTYKFLKQYLTLNYSEIFFANKIIMYEGDTERILLPAMMKKIDQERHNEGNVDLLSQNITLVAAGASAHLFDKFIAFLGIKTLIITDIDAVKEKIIEDKNGRFKKSECKVRTREGEYTSNAALNHFFLNGGAITKAQGLEHLYKLTSKQKIFKNENEKWVADPEGILRVAFQTEEGAYYPRSFEDAFIELNRDMLIENQDKFQGLKNKPYISKKDDYDAYDLAEKCINSKTSFAMDILINSTSDSGKGWDYTNWQIPQYIEEGLLWLRKDN is encoded by the coding sequence ATGAAGCTAACTCAGTTGCGAGTACACAATTATCGTGTTTTTAAAGAAATAAATGTAAGTTTAAAGGACTTTCTATCACTGGTCGTGGGAAAGAATAACACAGGTAAGACATCACTGCTGACGGTCTTGAACAAATTTATTAATTGTAGTTCGGCATCATTTGGTTATAATGACTTCAATTTTGAGTTTCAGTCAAAGCTGTATCAGGCTATTGAGAAGGATGGACGATGGGAAACCGAAGATCACAAAGGGATTGAGCTATACCTTTTTATACAATACGACGACAATGATTCATATGCGAATATCTGTGATTTAATGATGGATCTTGATCCGGAAAATAATATTGTTGTGCTCAAATTTGAATACATCCTTCCAGATGACCAAATAGAAAAGCTCCAGCAGGACTGGCAAGAGTATTGGCAGAAAACTGTGAAGAAAAATAAAGATTCTGAACCTTCTAAGGAAATATGCTTTGAGGCGTTCGTGCAGTCCCGGCTCAGCAGATATTTTAAAACACAGAAAAAAGCAGTGCGCTATGATGTAGAAAAAGGAGATGTCGATGAGGAGGACTATAAAATACTCGACAGGTCTGTAAAAATTGACAAAATTGTTTGTTTTAACTATATCAGCGCCCGCAGAGACAGTGACAATAAGGAGAATGACACCTCGCTCTCCACATTGTCTGGAAAATATTATGAAAGAATGAAAAATGACATGGAAAATCCAGTCATCGATAGCTTTGAGGATGCTCTGAGCAGCACAGATGCATCTTTTACAGAAATTTACGACGAACTTTTTGGCAATGTGATTGGCAAAGTTAAAAAGTTTGGAGGAGTTAGAAAAAACGATACAATTATAAAAATTGTTTCAACGCTCAGCCAGAAAGAATTTCTCAAGGGAAATACAAAGGTCATGTATGAGGCTGAGAAGCACAATCTGCCGGAAAGCTACAACGGCCTTGGATACATGAATCTCATCAGCATGATATTTGAAATTGAGACAATTCTTTGTGATATGCGCGGTGACAGTGATCCTGGCACAACACCTGCGGATATCAATCTGTTATTTATCGAAGAACCGGAAGCGCATACACATCCGCAAATGCAATATATATTCATTAATAATATCAAAAATCTTCTGTTTGAAGGAGTCAGTGACAGTGAGGATAAGAATGGCATTCATTTACAGACGATTATATCAACTCATTCGTCACATATTGTCTCACAGAGCGATTTTGAGGATATCATCTATTTTTACAGAGAGACCCCGACAAGTGTGATTTCAAAAAATCTTGAAGGACTTGAGATCGCATATAAAAACGAGAAGAATAATACCACTTATAAATTCCTGAAACAGTATCTGACTTTAAATTATTCGGAGATCTTTTTTGCCAATAAGATTATCATGTACGAAGGAGATACTGAAAGAATCCTGCTGCCCGCTATGATGAAAAAGATTGATCAAGAACGGCATAATGAGGGCAATGTGGATCTTTTGTCTCAGAATATAACGCTCGTAGCGGCAGGAGCCTCTGCGCATCTGTTTGATAAATTCATCGCTTTCTTAGGCATAAAGACTTTGATTATCACAGACATCGATGCCGTTAAAGAAAAAATTATTGAGGACAAGAACGGAAGATTTAAAAAAAGTGAGTGCAAGGTTCGTACCAGAGAAGGAGAATACACAAGCAATGCGGCGTTAAACCATTTCTTTCTTAATGGTGGAGCAATCACAAAAGCGCAGGGGCTGGAGCATTTGTACAAACTTACAAGTAAACAAAAAATATTTAAGAATGAGAATGAAAAGTGGGTTGCGGATCCTGAGGGTATACTGAGAGTCGCATTTCAAACAGAGGAAGGAGCATATTATCCGCGGAGCTTCGAGGACGCCTTTATAGAACTTAACCGCGATATGCTGATTGAGAATCAAGATAAATTTCAGGGATTGAAAAACAAACCATATATCAGTAAAAAGGACGATTATGATGCGTACGATCTGGCGGAAAAATGTATTAACAGTAAAACTTCTTTTGCAATGGATATACTAATCAACAGTACAAGTGATTCAGGAAAAGGATGGGATTACACAAACTGGCAGATACCGCAGTATATCGAGGAGGGACTATTATGGCTGCGAAAGGACAACTGA
- a CDS encoding type I restriction-modification system subunit M has translation MSNSNLQTITSKLWAMANELRGNMDAAEFKNYILAFMFYRYLSEHQEAYLVDYNVIDVAEGQSVNEAYREQAAGEDLTDYLEDISSSLGYAIAPEDTWVSLNEKINDAQIIPSDYQTIFDNFNKNAELNKEAAKDFRGVFNDINLGDSRLGNSTTARAKSLNNIVKLVDDIEYKSDDGRDILGEIYEYLIGQFAASAGKKGGEFYTPHQVSQVLAKIVTSDVKQLKDTFTLYDPTMGSGSLLLTVREELPGGNQPGAIKFYGQELNTTTYNLARMNLMMHDVSYSNMTLNNADTLENDWPDGPDSKGVDQPRSFDAVVANPPYSARWDNAETKLKDPRFKDYGKLAPASKADFAFILHSLYHLNSTGTMAIVLPHGVLFRGAAEGKIRKTLLEKNYLDTVIGLPANLFYGTSIPTTILVFKKNRKTKDVLFIDASREFEKGKNQNILNSENINKIIRTFKERKDVDKYAHVASIEEIKENEYNLNIPRYVDTFEEEEPIDLNVVIKQLEEDNKEIATLEAEIKEQLKILGVDV, from the coding sequence ATGTCAAATAGTAATTTACAGACAATCACCAGCAAGCTGTGGGCCATGGCCAACGAGCTGCGTGGAAATATGGACGCGGCGGAATTTAAAAACTACATTCTGGCTTTTATGTTCTACCGCTATCTGTCCGAACATCAGGAAGCCTACCTGGTCGATTACAATGTCATTGACGTAGCCGAAGGCCAATCCGTCAACGAGGCCTACAGAGAACAGGCAGCAGGGGAAGATTTAACAGACTATCTGGAAGATATTTCCTCCAGCCTGGGGTATGCGATCGCCCCTGAGGATACCTGGGTGTCGCTCAATGAAAAGATAAACGATGCCCAGATTATCCCGAGCGATTATCAGACAATATTTGACAATTTTAACAAAAACGCCGAACTCAACAAAGAGGCAGCCAAAGATTTCAGAGGCGTATTTAACGATATTAACTTAGGTGATTCCCGCCTTGGCAATTCCACAACGGCGCGGGCAAAATCCTTGAATAATATTGTAAAACTGGTGGATGATATTGAATATAAAAGCGATGATGGCCGGGATATTCTCGGTGAGATTTATGAATATCTTATTGGGCAATTTGCGGCAAGCGCTGGTAAAAAGGGCGGTGAGTTTTATACGCCGCATCAGGTCAGTCAGGTTTTGGCTAAAATTGTAACCAGCGATGTAAAACAACTGAAGGATACATTTACCTTATATGACCCCACGATGGGCTCAGGATCGTTGCTCTTAACAGTCCGGGAAGAATTGCCTGGCGGCAACCAGCCGGGCGCCATTAAGTTTTATGGACAGGAATTAAATACGACGACTTACAACCTGGCCCGCATGAACCTTATGATGCACGATGTGTCATACAGCAACATGACCCTGAACAATGCCGATACCCTGGAAAACGACTGGCCGGACGGGCCAGACAGCAAGGGCGTTGATCAGCCGAGGTCATTCGATGCCGTGGTCGCGAATCCGCCGTATTCAGCCAGGTGGGACAATGCTGAGACAAAATTAAAGGACCCGCGATTTAAAGATTATGGAAAATTAGCGCCGGCCTCAAAAGCTGATTTTGCCTTTATTCTGCACAGCCTGTATCATTTGAACAGTACGGGGACAATGGCCATAGTACTGCCGCATGGCGTTCTGTTCCGCGGAGCCGCCGAGGGGAAAATACGAAAGACGTTGCTTGAGAAAAATTACCTCGATACAGTCATCGGTCTGCCAGCCAATTTGTTTTATGGAACGAGCATTCCGACGACCATTTTGGTGTTTAAAAAAAATCGAAAAACCAAGGATGTTCTGTTTATTGACGCAAGCAGGGAGTTTGAGAAAGGTAAAAATCAAAATATCCTGAACAGTGAAAACATCAATAAGATTATCAGAACCTTCAAAGAACGCAAAGATGTGGACAAATACGCCCATGTGGCCTCGATTGAGGAGATTAAGGAAAATGAATACAACCTAAATATTCCGCGCTATGTTGATACATTTGAGGAAGAAGAACCCATTGATTTAAATGTTGTGATTAAACAGTTGGAGGAAGATAATAAAGAAATCGCTACGTTAGAGGCCGAAATTAAAGAGCAGCTGAAGATCTTGGGGGTTGATGTTTAG
- a CDS encoding restriction endonuclease subunit S gives MSEKKRMAPKLRFPRFTDDWEQRKLGEYLEVSPKKNKEETYDKTDVLSVSGDVGIVNQIEFQGRSFAGVSVANYGVVENEDVVYTKSPLKANPYGIIKTNKGKAGIVSTLYAVYKPRDIADPKFVQVYFEQDTRMNNYMRPLVNKGAKNDMKVSNENALKGLVIFPKLEEQRQISTYFESFDHLITLHQRKLDHLKDEKKSLLQKMFPKKGEDFPELRFPGFTDAWEQRKLGELADNTYGGGTPNTSNDTYWNGEIPWIQSSDLKEHRIFGVKPRKYISQSGLMNSATKLVPENSIAIITRVGVGKLAVMPFSYTTSQDFLSLSRIKTDIWFTAYLIYRKLQRELNSVQGTSIKGITKGELIAKMVSVPTKNEQVQIGCFFRNLDTLITLHQRKLDHLQDLKKALLQSMFV, from the coding sequence GTGAGTGAGAAGAAGAGAATGGCGCCTAAGCTGAGGTTTCCGAGGTTTACGGATGATTGGGAACAGCGGAAGTTGGGAGAATATTTAGAAGTATCACCAAAAAAAAATAAGGAAGAGACATACGATAAAACAGATGTTTTATCTGTATCTGGTGATGTAGGCATAGTAAATCAGATTGAATTTCAAGGTAGATCATTTGCAGGAGTTTCGGTTGCTAATTATGGTGTGGTGGAAAATGAAGATGTTGTTTACACAAAGTCGCCATTGAAAGCTAATCCATATGGAATAATTAAGACAAATAAAGGAAAAGCAGGTATTGTATCAACTTTATATGCAGTTTACAAGCCTAGAGACATTGCAGATCCCAAATTTGTCCAAGTGTATTTTGAACAAGATACAAGAATGAATAATTATATGCGTCCGCTTGTAAATAAAGGCGCCAAAAATGATATGAAGGTATCAAATGAAAATGCATTAAAAGGACTGGTGATTTTTCCTAAATTAGAAGAACAAAGACAAATATCTACATATTTTGAATCTTTTGACCACCTCATCACCCTTCATCAGCGTAAGTTAGACCACTTAAAAGACGAAAAGAAAAGTTTGCTTCAAAAAATGTTTCCGAAAAAAGGTGAAGATTTTCCAGAACTTCGTTTTCCGGGATTCACTGACGCTTGGGAACAGCGGAAGTTGGGAGAATTGGCTGATAATACCTATGGTGGGGGAACGCCAAATACATCAAATGATACTTACTGGAACGGTGAAATTCCTTGGATACAATCTTCTGATTTAAAGGAACACCGGATATTTGGAGTAAAGCCACGGAAGTATATTTCTCAAAGTGGGTTAATGAATTCTGCGACGAAATTAGTTCCCGAAAATTCCATTGCAATAATTACTCGTGTAGGTGTCGGAAAGCTTGCAGTTATGCCGTTTTCATATACTACAAGTCAAGATTTTTTGTCTTTGAGTAGGATTAAAACTGATATATGGTTTACGGCCTATTTGATTTATAGAAAACTGCAAAGGGAATTAAATTCAGTTCAAGGAACATCAATTAAAGGAATTACAAAAGGCGAACTTATTGCGAAGATGGTTTCAGTACCAACGAAAAATGAACAAGTCCAAATTGGATGCTTTTTCAGAAACCTCGACACCCTCATCACCCTTCATCAACGTAAGTTAGACCATCTGCAAGATCTAAAAAAAGCATTACTACAATCAATGTTTGTATAA
- the rhuM gene encoding RhuM family protein: MNEIQFLMYDAGEKIEVVVKDETIWATQKAIAGLFDVGVPAISKHLKNIFESEELDEKVVVSILENTTRHGALEGKTQTKDVKFYNLDAIISVGYRVNSKKATKFRIWATDILKEYIQKGFKIDVERMKQGEAVLGKDYFRELFETVRSIRASERRIWQQITDVFAEVSYDYDKNSEITKQFYATVQNKFHYAITGKTAAEIVYDSADRNKEHMGLTSWKNSPDGRILKSDVVVAKNYLSEKEIRRLERNISAYFDYVERLLEDETLLGMKDFVASIDEFLKFNRYEILEGHGHVSHGTAKEKAIGEYREFNKHQKIISDFDREIRQIQGEKK; this comes from the coding sequence ATGAATGAAATACAGTTTTTAATGTATGACGCAGGCGAAAAAATAGAAGTTGTCGTCAAAGATGAAACAATCTGGGCAACACAGAAGGCCATCGCAGGACTATTTGATGTCGGTGTTCCTGCGATCAGCAAGCATTTAAAAAATATTTTTGAATCTGAGGAGCTTGATGAGAAAGTGGTTGTTTCCATTTTGGAAAACACCACTCGGCATGGGGCTCTTGAGGGGAAAACGCAGACGAAAGATGTCAAATTTTATAATTTGGATGCGATCATCTCAGTCGGTTACCGTGTGAATTCCAAAAAAGCGACAAAGTTTCGTATCTGGGCGACCGATATCTTAAAAGAGTATATCCAAAAAGGGTTTAAGATTGACGTAGAGCGTATGAAACAGGGGGAGGCTGTGCTTGGCAAAGATTATTTTCGTGAGTTATTCGAAACGGTCCGCTCTATTCGGGCAAGTGAGCGAAGAATCTGGCAGCAGATTACCGATGTATTTGCCGAAGTATCCTATGACTATGATAAGAATTCCGAGATCACAAAGCAATTTTACGCGACGGTTCAAAACAAATTTCATTACGCGATAACAGGAAAAACAGCGGCAGAGATTGTCTACGACAGTGCAGATCGAAATAAAGAGCACATGGGACTGACATCGTGGAAAAATTCACCGGATGGCCGGATACTTAAGTCTGATGTGGTGGTTGCGAAAAACTATTTGTCCGAGAAGGAAATCCGCCGCCTTGAGAGAAACATTTCCGCTTACTTTGATTATGTTGAACGCTTGCTCGAAGATGAGACCTTGCTGGGGATGAAGGATTTTGTGGCAAGCATCGATGAATTCCTGAAATTTAATCGGTATGAAATCCTGGAAGGGCATGGACACGTTTCCCATGGCACCGCCAAGGAAAAAGCCATCGGAGAATACAGAGAATTTAATAAACATCAAAAAATCATTTCAGATTTTGACAGAGAAATCAGGCAGATTCAGGGAGAGAAGAAGTGA
- a CDS encoding type I restriction endonuclease subunit R has protein sequence MNENQFETQLIQHLTGGVGTQSEDNTLVRETVESYGVKIKQWKYEPTIKTTEALWNNFKDILEQHNHNTLDHPLSSVEFNQVKKIISDIKTPYEAGQFLYGLNGVSQIEIDLDDGRHVFLTVFDQKQIGAGDTVYQVVNQIYRPAVIAGKKPRRFDTTLLINGLPIIQIEEKSDTHDINEALNQMHQYIDENQYRDIFSTLQILVAMTPNNVKYMANTTSEKFNKDFAFHWQRKEDNGIVHHWKEFADGVLSIPMAHQMATNYMILDGTKNKQMLKVMRPYQVFATQKVIESLKKVDFELGTNKVGYIWHTTGSGKTITSFKTAWLASRMPKIDKVVFLVDRIALTTQTNENYRAYDPDSDIDNDDKIGSIEDTKNTNELSRKLKRKDNNIIVTSVQKLENLVKRKNFKAPDKNIVFIVDEAHRSTGGESFAKIQKAFRKSAWVGYTGTPKFDEIKMGLRTEDIFGPLLHAYTIREAIADRNVLGFKVDFETTIDEEKMKTDYLPRFYKNRHPKWSDEQIQEKIANLTGEDMDDAVEPSFYDENPEHIRLVVEDIFKNWRNRSNEGKYNALFTTHVGGGEASTPMAMMYYNEFQRVNAQNRQNGGQTLKVAVTFSQNNSNNNSMLSTNKGLFEAIQTYNKAFDTSFGMDNVSGYTQDIISRLNKTAADKNFLDLVIVVDQLLTGFDAPELNTLYVDRTLKGASLIQAYSRTNRIADMQEKPWGRVVNYRWPAQNEKLMNAALAVYANKESANLSEDEQRKANEKDGVIAKPFEDVFAEVKKVVNQLSGLTNAFQQLPPSEKSKEEMMELLKEYNIGMAKLKQYDPGEVDGIKVGFNYDDPDELVEALGMTGEQEVMLTTVLTNELKQHIAKEKKVPLYQIELKMTHVKDVKIDYDYLTKLVEDLLNQVHEQQTEEARETREKINQFANGLEDRNYAAKIMNAATAIIKGYYPPKGSGYRYPARLNSSEETIQAASCISLDRTLLDFRIKWGIVDIITSAGMRALFSHHRYGVQDLDDTGQIRDIIAKASVDYKNLAHDEEVQTLSKIKYRNGLREAIHQLADNLVEN, from the coding sequence ATGAATGAAAATCAGTTTGAAACACAGCTAATTCAGCATCTAACAGGCGGTGTAGGAACACAATCGGAGGATAATACACTTGTTCGTGAAACGGTTGAGAGCTATGGTGTGAAAATCAAGCAATGGAAATATGAACCGACAATTAAAACCACAGAGGCACTTTGGAACAATTTCAAGGATATTTTGGAACAACACAACCATAACACCTTGGATCATCCTCTCAGCAGCGTTGAATTTAATCAGGTTAAGAAAATTATATCGGATATTAAGACACCCTATGAGGCAGGACAGTTTTTATATGGACTCAACGGCGTATCACAAATCGAAATTGATTTAGATGACGGCCGCCATGTGTTTTTGACAGTGTTTGACCAAAAACAGATTGGAGCGGGGGATACGGTTTATCAAGTCGTTAATCAAATCTATCGTCCCGCAGTGATTGCAGGAAAAAAGCCCCGCCGTTTCGATACCACACTGCTCATCAATGGGTTGCCTATCATTCAAATAGAAGAAAAAAGCGATACCCATGACATCAACGAAGCATTAAATCAAATGCACCAGTACATTGATGAGAATCAATACCGCGATATTTTCTCGACGTTACAAATTTTGGTCGCAATGACGCCCAATAATGTGAAATACATGGCAAATACAACGTCCGAGAAATTTAACAAGGATTTCGCCTTTCACTGGCAGCGTAAAGAAGACAATGGAATTGTACATCATTGGAAAGAGTTTGCGGATGGGGTGCTGAGTATTCCAATGGCGCATCAAATGGCGACAAACTACATGATTCTGGACGGCACAAAAAATAAGCAAATGCTTAAGGTGATGCGCCCTTATCAGGTATTTGCCACACAAAAAGTGATTGAAAGTCTGAAAAAGGTTGATTTTGAACTCGGAACAAATAAGGTAGGATATATCTGGCATACGACCGGTTCTGGTAAGACCATTACCAGTTTTAAAACTGCATGGCTGGCGAGCCGTATGCCTAAAATTGATAAAGTCGTTTTTTTAGTGGACAGAATCGCCCTGACGACACAGACAAATGAGAACTACAGAGCCTATGATCCGGACAGCGATATCGACAACGACGATAAAATAGGAAGCATCGAAGATACAAAGAATACCAATGAGTTGAGCCGTAAGTTAAAAAGAAAGGATAACAATATCATTGTCACCTCTGTGCAGAAACTGGAAAATTTAGTTAAAAGAAAAAACTTTAAAGCGCCGGACAAAAATATTGTGTTTATCGTCGATGAAGCCCACCGCTCAACCGGGGGCGAGAGCTTTGCAAAAATTCAAAAGGCTTTTAGAAAATCTGCCTGGGTGGGATATACGGGAACGCCAAAGTTTGATGAGATAAAGATGGGATTGCGCACAGAAGATATTTTTGGCCCTTTACTTCACGCTTACACAATTCGTGAGGCCATTGCAGATCGAAATGTTTTGGGATTTAAAGTCGATTTTGAAACAACGATTGACGAAGAAAAAATGAAGACAGACTACTTACCAAGGTTCTATAAAAACCGACACCCAAAGTGGTCTGATGAACAGATACAGGAAAAAATTGCAAATCTTACCGGAGAGGATATGGATGATGCGGTTGAACCGAGTTTTTATGATGAAAACCCCGAACACATTCGTTTGGTCGTTGAAGACATCTTTAAGAACTGGCGCAATCGCTCGAATGAAGGAAAGTACAATGCTCTTTTTACAACCCATGTCGGGGGAGGAGAAGCGAGTACGCCGATGGCAATGATGTACTACAATGAATTCCAACGTGTGAATGCTCAAAACAGACAGAATGGCGGCCAAACCTTAAAAGTTGCAGTGACCTTCAGTCAAAACAACTCCAATAATAACAGCATGCTTTCAACTAACAAAGGACTGTTTGAGGCCATTCAAACCTACAATAAAGCGTTTGATACGAGCTTTGGAATGGATAATGTGTCAGGTTACACGCAGGATATTATCAGCCGTTTAAACAAGACGGCAGCGGATAAAAATTTTCTCGATCTCGTCATCGTTGTCGATCAGCTGTTGACGGGCTTTGACGCGCCGGAGCTCAACACGCTTTATGTCGACAGAACACTCAAGGGAGCATCACTTATCCAAGCGTATTCCAGAACCAATCGTATTGCGGATATGCAGGAAAAACCCTGGGGACGTGTTGTAAATTATCGGTGGCCCGCGCAGAATGAAAAACTGATGAATGCGGCTCTGGCGGTCTATGCCAATAAAGAATCGGCGAATTTATCTGAGGATGAACAGCGTAAAGCCAACGAAAAAGACGGCGTTATCGCAAAGCCTTTTGAAGATGTTTTTGCCGAAGTGAAAAAGGTGGTGAACCAGTTAAGCGGTTTGACAAACGCGTTTCAGCAGCTGCCGCCATCTGAAAAAAGTAAAGAAGAAATGATGGAATTGCTTAAAGAATACAACATTGGTATGGCCAAACTAAAACAGTATGATCCCGGGGAAGTGGATGGAATTAAAGTGGGCTTTAATTATGATGATCCGGATGAGTTAGTCGAGGCCCTTGGGATGACGGGCGAGCAGGAAGTAATGCTGACAACCGTATTAACCAATGAACTGAAACAGCATATCGCAAAAGAAAAAAAAGTCCCGTTGTACCAAATAGAACTTAAAATGACACATGTAAAAGACGTAAAAATAGATTATGATTATCTGACAAAACTGGTTGAAGATCTGTTAAATCAGGTGCATGAGCAGCAGACAGAAGAAGCCAGAGAGACCAGAGAAAAAATCAATCAGTTTGCTAATGGCCTGGAGGATCGAAATTATGCTGCGAAGATCATGAACGCTGCAACGGCCATTATAAAAGGATATTATCCTCCAAAAGGCTCTGGCTACAGATATCCGGCAAGATTAAACAGCAGTGAGGAAACGATACAGGCAGCCAGCTGTATCAGTCTGGATCGAACACTCCTGGATTTCAGAATCAAATGGGGGATTGTGGATATTATCACAAGCGCCGGGATGCGGGCGTTGTTCAGCCATCATCGATACGGCGTGCAGGATTTAGATGATACAGGTCAGATTCGTGATATCATTGCGAAGGCCAGTGTTGATTACAAAAATTTAGCGCATGATGAGGAAGTTCAGACGCTGTCAAAGATTAAGTATCGCAATGGTCTGCGTGAAGCAATCCATCAATTAGCGGATAATCTGGTGGAAAATTGA
- a CDS encoding restriction endonuclease subunit S, with protein sequence MMMHKIVRFVSGTPQFRINESFDERTPMYLVYSQVNLSEDLTGIRSDGNDNKMIRTWDEVNTLMASDVLFSLISGEASIVREEHEGYLYTQNYVKLVPGEDIDPQYLVYLLNENKAVRKQFARGMQGSQVLKYTVKQVKELEIPAFPSLDRQKIIGDIYFKQLRLAAIKERAIRFEKAITLQKLEEAT encoded by the coding sequence ATGATGATGCATAAAATTGTTCGATTCGTAAGCGGCACGCCACAATTCAGGATTAATGAGAGTTTTGATGAACGTACACCTATGTACCTGGTTTATAGTCAGGTGAATTTATCAGAGGATTTAACTGGTATTCGTTCGGACGGTAATGATAATAAAATGATACGTACATGGGATGAAGTCAATACGCTTATGGCTTCAGACGTGCTGTTCAGTTTAATATCGGGTGAAGCTTCAATAGTTAGAGAAGAACATGAAGGATACCTGTACACACAAAATTATGTCAAGCTAGTTCCTGGTGAAGATATCGATCCCCAATATTTGGTTTATTTATTGAACGAAAATAAAGCGGTCAGAAAACAATTTGCGCGAGGGATGCAGGGATCTCAGGTTTTAAAATACACTGTAAAACAAGTAAAAGAACTTGAGATACCAGCTTTCCCATCACTCGACAGACAAAAAATTATTGGGGATATTTACTTTAAACAATTACGTCTGGCGGCGATCAAAGAGCGTGCAATTAGATTTGAAAAAGCCATTACATTGCAAAAATTGGAGGAGGCAACCTAA